In the genome of Vicia villosa cultivar HV-30 ecotype Madison, WI linkage group LG7, Vvil1.0, whole genome shotgun sequence, one region contains:
- the LOC131618198 gene encoding probable leucine-rich repeat receptor-like serine/threonine-protein kinase At3g14840 isoform X1, producing the protein MNTCSPFFFLSLIAIWLISLTAFGATTIHPDEKKALEDIGKSLGKKDWNFDIDPCSNKPNWFTPPIPKILENNVTCNCSVPSDNFCHVTIISLKGQNLQGSLPRELNRLQYLQTIDLSRNYLNGTIPKEWGSMTNLLNINLLGNRLTGSIPKEIANISTLIQLELTANQMSGNITSELGNLPQIRTLRFSSNNFSGELPVTLAKLATLQEFQISDNQFSGKIPDFIQNWTNINTLIIQGSGLSGPIPSEISLLKNLTDLRISDLNGSEYAPLPQLKNMTSLSKLLLRNCNINGTLPDLGTKASLKYLDFSFNKLSGTIPSTYADINDIMNFIFLTGNLLTGPIPSWKTNVYV; encoded by the exons atgaacACTTGCTCTCCATTTTTCTTCCTTTCACTCATTGCCATATGGCTCATATCTCTAACAGCTTTTGGAGCTACTACCATTCACCCGGACGAAA agaaagcTCTTGAAGATATAGGTAAATCACTTGGTAAGAAGGATTGGAACTTCGACATAGATCCATGCAGCAACAAACCTAACTGGTTTACGCCTCCCATACCCAAAATCTTAGAAAACAATGTAACCTGTAACTGCTCTGTTCCTAGTGACAACTTCTGTCATGTTACTATAAT AAGTTTGAAAGGGCAAAATCTTCAAGGCAGTCTCCCACGGGAACTGAACAGGTTGCAATACCTTCAAACTAT TGACCTCTCTCGCAATTACTTGAACGGTACAATTCCTAAAGAATGGGGCTCCATGACGAATCTTCTTAACAT TAATCTCCTTGGAAATCGATTAACGGGTTCAATACCAAAGGAGATTGCAAATATATCAACCCTGATTCAGTT GGAGTTAACGGCTAATCAAATGTCTGGAAATATTACTTCTGAGCTTGGGAATCTCCCCCAGATTCGAACACT GCGATTTTCGTCTAACAATTTTTCTGGAGAGCTACCTGTGACATTGGCCAAGCTCGCTACATTGCAAGAGTT CCAAATTTCGGACAACCAATTCTCAGGAAAGATACCCGATTTTATTCAGAACTGGACTAATATCAATACGCT AATCATTCAAGGGAGCGGATTAAGTGGACCAATTCCTTCCGAAATTTCACTATTGAAAAACTTAACCGACTT GAGAATTAGTGATTTAAATGGATCTGAATATGCACCTTTGCCGCAACTTAAAAATATGACATCGTTAAGCAAACT GCTTCTAAGGAATTGCAACATCAATGGAACACTACCTGATCTCGGGACTAAGGCATCGTTAAAATACTT AGACTTCAGCTTTAACAAATTAAGTGGAACAATTCCAAGTACCTACGCTGACATAAACGATATTATGAACTTCAT ATTTTTAACTGGAAACCTTCTCACTGGACCAATACCTTCTTGGAAAACGAACGTATAcgtgtaa
- the LOC131618198 gene encoding probable leucine-rich repeat receptor-like serine/threonine-protein kinase At3g14840 isoform X3 — protein sequence MNTCSPFFFLSLIAIWLISLTAFGATTIHPDEKKALEDIGKSLGKKDWNFDIDPCSNKPNWFTPPIPKILENNVTCNCSVPSDNFCHVTIISLKGQNLQGSLPRELNRLQYLQTIDLSRNYLNGTIPKEWGSMTNLLNMELTANQMSGNITSELGNLPQIRTLRFSSNNFSGELPVTLAKLATLQEFQISDNQFSGKIPDFIQNWTNINTLIIQGSGLSGPIPSEISLLKNLTDLRISDLNGSEYAPLPQLKNMTSLSKLLLRNCNINGTLPDLGTKASLKYLDFSFNKLSGTIPSTYADINDIMNFIFLTGNLLTGPIPSWKTNVYV from the exons atgaacACTTGCTCTCCATTTTTCTTCCTTTCACTCATTGCCATATGGCTCATATCTCTAACAGCTTTTGGAGCTACTACCATTCACCCGGACGAAA agaaagcTCTTGAAGATATAGGTAAATCACTTGGTAAGAAGGATTGGAACTTCGACATAGATCCATGCAGCAACAAACCTAACTGGTTTACGCCTCCCATACCCAAAATCTTAGAAAACAATGTAACCTGTAACTGCTCTGTTCCTAGTGACAACTTCTGTCATGTTACTATAAT AAGTTTGAAAGGGCAAAATCTTCAAGGCAGTCTCCCACGGGAACTGAACAGGTTGCAATACCTTCAAACTAT TGACCTCTCTCGCAATTACTTGAACGGTACAATTCCTAAAGAATGGGGCTCCATGACGAATCTTCTTAACAT GGAGTTAACGGCTAATCAAATGTCTGGAAATATTACTTCTGAGCTTGGGAATCTCCCCCAGATTCGAACACT GCGATTTTCGTCTAACAATTTTTCTGGAGAGCTACCTGTGACATTGGCCAAGCTCGCTACATTGCAAGAGTT CCAAATTTCGGACAACCAATTCTCAGGAAAGATACCCGATTTTATTCAGAACTGGACTAATATCAATACGCT AATCATTCAAGGGAGCGGATTAAGTGGACCAATTCCTTCCGAAATTTCACTATTGAAAAACTTAACCGACTT GAGAATTAGTGATTTAAATGGATCTGAATATGCACCTTTGCCGCAACTTAAAAATATGACATCGTTAAGCAAACT GCTTCTAAGGAATTGCAACATCAATGGAACACTACCTGATCTCGGGACTAAGGCATCGTTAAAATACTT AGACTTCAGCTTTAACAAATTAAGTGGAACAATTCCAAGTACCTACGCTGACATAAACGATATTATGAACTTCAT ATTTTTAACTGGAAACCTTCTCACTGGACCAATACCTTCTTGGAAAACGAACGTATAcgtgtaa
- the LOC131618198 gene encoding probable leucine-rich repeat receptor-like serine/threonine-protein kinase At3g14840 isoform X2 — protein sequence MNTCSPFFFLSLIAIWLISLTAFGATTIHPDEKKALEDIGKSLGKKDWNFDIDPCSNKPNWFTPPIPKILENNVTCNCSVPSDNFCHVTIISLKGQNLQGSLPRELNRLQYLQTIDLSRNYLNGTIPKEWGSMTNLLNINLLGNRLTGSIPKEIANISTLIQLELTANQMSGNITSELGNLPQIRTLRFSSNNFSGELPVTLAKLATLQEFQISDNQFSGKIPDFIQNWTNINTLRISDLNGSEYAPLPQLKNMTSLSKLLLRNCNINGTLPDLGTKASLKYLDFSFNKLSGTIPSTYADINDIMNFIFLTGNLLTGPIPSWKTNVYV from the exons atgaacACTTGCTCTCCATTTTTCTTCCTTTCACTCATTGCCATATGGCTCATATCTCTAACAGCTTTTGGAGCTACTACCATTCACCCGGACGAAA agaaagcTCTTGAAGATATAGGTAAATCACTTGGTAAGAAGGATTGGAACTTCGACATAGATCCATGCAGCAACAAACCTAACTGGTTTACGCCTCCCATACCCAAAATCTTAGAAAACAATGTAACCTGTAACTGCTCTGTTCCTAGTGACAACTTCTGTCATGTTACTATAAT AAGTTTGAAAGGGCAAAATCTTCAAGGCAGTCTCCCACGGGAACTGAACAGGTTGCAATACCTTCAAACTAT TGACCTCTCTCGCAATTACTTGAACGGTACAATTCCTAAAGAATGGGGCTCCATGACGAATCTTCTTAACAT TAATCTCCTTGGAAATCGATTAACGGGTTCAATACCAAAGGAGATTGCAAATATATCAACCCTGATTCAGTT GGAGTTAACGGCTAATCAAATGTCTGGAAATATTACTTCTGAGCTTGGGAATCTCCCCCAGATTCGAACACT GCGATTTTCGTCTAACAATTTTTCTGGAGAGCTACCTGTGACATTGGCCAAGCTCGCTACATTGCAAGAGTT CCAAATTTCGGACAACCAATTCTCAGGAAAGATACCCGATTTTATTCAGAACTGGACTAATATCAATACGCT GAGAATTAGTGATTTAAATGGATCTGAATATGCACCTTTGCCGCAACTTAAAAATATGACATCGTTAAGCAAACT GCTTCTAAGGAATTGCAACATCAATGGAACACTACCTGATCTCGGGACTAAGGCATCGTTAAAATACTT AGACTTCAGCTTTAACAAATTAAGTGGAACAATTCCAAGTACCTACGCTGACATAAACGATATTATGAACTTCAT ATTTTTAACTGGAAACCTTCTCACTGGACCAATACCTTCTTGGAAAACGAACGTATAcgtgtaa